A stretch of Sulfurimonas autotrophica DSM 16294 DNA encodes these proteins:
- a CDS encoding DNA-deoxyinosine glycosylase, with amino-acid sequence MIQHHTIEPVIFPDSKVLILGSFPSIKSFEEGFYYAHPRNQFWQILNQIFGESIQTKEDKIALCKKYHIALFDSAASLQREANNSSDTNLKNIEVNDFEKILNEYPNIKTILFTGKKAEQIFNKKYKDLDIEKILLPSTSPAHASMKFEEKLTKYKEALT; translated from the coding sequence ATGATACAACACCATACTATTGAACCCGTGATATTTCCTGATTCAAAAGTGCTTATTCTTGGTTCATTTCCGAGTATAAAATCTTTTGAAGAGGGTTTTTACTATGCGCATCCACGTAACCAATTCTGGCAAATTTTGAATCAGATTTTTGGTGAAAGTATACAAACCAAAGAAGATAAAATTGCACTATGCAAAAAATATCATATCGCCCTTTTTGACAGTGCTGCAAGCCTGCAGCGTGAAGCAAACAACTCCAGTGATACAAACCTTAAAAATATTGAAGTCAATGATTTTGAAAAGATTTTAAATGAATACCCAAACATCAAAACTATTTTATTTACAGGCAAAAAAGCGGAGCAGATTTTTAACAAAAAATACAAAGATTTAGATATTGAAAAGATTCTGCTTCCTTCAACCTCTCCCGCACATGCAAGTATGAAGTTTGAAGAAAAACTTACCAAATACAAAGAAGCTTTAACTTAA